One Rhizobium sp. NRK18 genomic window carries:
- a CDS encoding DEAD/DEAH box helicase has protein sequence METIDELTAFLATATVDGILGRLLYRGAAWSLMREEGVLPPNAPPLGATIETDLAEHGFALLRGAMALRAQTGASELTSKAFERAANAFEALVRNGDPESPDRGFRRTIAAAAYHLAGFSAVAYSLFNETADDLNTSPGETAIRYLILRDLGQLRGFVRDWLDDEAHGDEQIAEALRGEDPDVDEVLSTMLNTTICRALAYFDFALETGELEPIDSARTLLATAVSLADNAENVPLWWISNLCRHLIDDLWQHSLHQNLPTEPPEGTEEKYPDLRRLFISSLYARKTSEVELWPSQREAAQRSTDVTDDLVVALPTSAGKTRVAEIAALMTLSSARRVLIVTPLRALSAQTERSFRKTFAPLGFSVSSLYGASGLSAGDEDALRSREIIITTPEKLDFALRSDQSLINDVGLIVLDEGHMIGPSEREIRYETLVQRLLRRADAAGRRIVCLSAILPSGDELNDLTAWIRSDEPGEPVRSDWRPTRQRFGALTWRGKDALLRLDLDDDGPFLDKFVLEKPARGKEKKPYPRKNSHLALFAAWEFASRGKRTLIFSTQANWVESYGKQVVDLCNRGYLDTLLEDEGSIARALEVGKEWLGEDHPAVTCLKQGVAIHHGRLPSPFLRELEALLSEGVLKVIVASPTLSQGLNLNAAVLLVPALYRAAEKIKGEEFANVAGRAGRAFVDVEGLIVHVMFDNIDWRKKEWRKLVASAKARTLKSGLIQIVAEILDRLSREGVLDRDDAWEYLANAREAWRSPKEEAAVAERLAGAVEYGVDRDDDEEGGDDEEETIDEEPLSQIVERLDATVFGLIEALDSDRADLPKLLDEALKGSLWARQIAREDEDVAPLHKKVFEARADLIWKTTTAQARRGHFAMGVGLEAGLTIDAMADELAELLDRADEAALSGDIDELVDALGGLGERLLFMRPFIPDKANALPANWKAILRSWVSGEDVAKIGPQNMRAVEEAFTYRLVWALEAVRTRRMSLGWSPETVAGGAAAAVETGVPQFMMSMLIRAGLPSRRAAMAAIEDAKPAFVTPAEMRAWLESDEITAYTDAGDWPTPDTSALWARFRTEALSGGIQKWSVEHYSRLLDIADAPPSGLYRIITDEGDGRTWLATPDYQWIAAFKQAAVDPKPSLFSGRLPGNTRAVEVLRVGRGKSDWPNVGV, from the coding sequence TTGGAGACGATTGACGAACTGACCGCGTTCCTGGCGACTGCGACCGTCGATGGCATCCTTGGACGCCTTCTCTATCGTGGTGCGGCCTGGTCGCTGATGCGCGAAGAGGGCGTGCTGCCACCCAATGCTCCGCCCCTGGGTGCGACAATCGAAACCGATCTTGCCGAACACGGCTTTGCCCTGCTTCGGGGCGCCATGGCCTTGCGCGCTCAGACTGGCGCTTCGGAGCTGACCAGCAAGGCGTTCGAGCGCGCTGCCAATGCCTTCGAGGCACTGGTGCGCAATGGCGACCCGGAGTCGCCTGATCGCGGCTTCCGTCGCACTATCGCCGCCGCAGCCTATCACCTGGCCGGCTTCTCGGCCGTCGCCTATTCGCTCTTCAACGAGACCGCCGACGACCTCAACACCTCGCCGGGCGAAACAGCGATCCGATACCTGATCCTGCGCGATCTCGGCCAGTTGCGCGGCTTCGTTCGCGACTGGTTGGACGACGAGGCTCACGGCGATGAGCAGATTGCCGAGGCTCTGCGGGGCGAAGACCCGGACGTCGATGAGGTGTTGTCCACCATGCTCAACACGACGATCTGCAGAGCTCTGGCGTATTTTGACTTTGCGCTCGAGACGGGTGAGCTCGAGCCGATCGATAGCGCACGGACGTTGCTAGCCACTGCGGTTAGCCTGGCGGACAACGCGGAGAATGTTCCGCTGTGGTGGATATCGAACCTCTGCCGTCACCTGATCGACGACCTCTGGCAGCATTCGCTGCACCAGAACCTGCCGACGGAACCGCCCGAGGGGACGGAGGAAAAATACCCGGACCTGCGTCGGCTGTTCATCTCGTCGCTTTACGCGCGCAAGACATCCGAGGTGGAGCTATGGCCCTCGCAGCGCGAAGCGGCTCAGCGTTCCACGGACGTCACCGACGATCTGGTCGTCGCCTTGCCGACCAGCGCCGGCAAGACGCGGGTGGCGGAGATCGCCGCGCTGATGACCTTGTCGTCGGCGCGCCGGGTGTTGATCGTCACGCCGTTGCGCGCCTTGTCCGCCCAGACCGAGCGCTCCTTCAGAAAGACCTTCGCGCCGCTCGGCTTCAGCGTTTCCTCGCTCTACGGCGCCAGCGGCCTTTCGGCTGGTGATGAAGACGCTTTGCGCAGCCGCGAGATCATCATCACGACGCCCGAAAAGCTCGACTTCGCACTACGAAGCGATCAATCGCTTATCAATGACGTCGGCCTGATCGTCCTCGACGAAGGACACATGATCGGTCCGAGCGAACGTGAGATCCGCTATGAGACGCTGGTGCAGCGCCTGCTTCGGCGCGCCGATGCGGCAGGCCGCCGGATCGTCTGTCTCTCCGCCATCCTACCAAGCGGCGACGAACTGAATGACCTCACTGCCTGGATTCGCTCCGACGAGCCGGGTGAGCCGGTGCGGTCCGACTGGCGTCCAACGCGCCAGCGGTTCGGCGCGCTTACTTGGCGCGGCAAGGATGCGCTGCTCCGGCTCGACCTTGATGACGATGGTCCCTTCCTCGACAAATTCGTTTTGGAGAAACCTGCGCGCGGGAAGGAGAAGAAGCCCTATCCGCGCAAGAACTCGCACCTCGCATTGTTCGCTGCGTGGGAATTCGCAAGCCGAGGCAAGCGGACCCTGATCTTCTCGACGCAGGCGAACTGGGTCGAGAGCTACGGCAAACAGGTCGTAGACCTTTGCAATCGCGGCTACCTGGATACCCTGCTCGAGGACGAAGGGTCGATCGCCCGCGCTCTGGAGGTCGGCAAAGAGTGGCTTGGCGAAGACCATCCCGCCGTCACCTGCCTGAAGCAGGGCGTTGCCATCCACCACGGCCGGCTCCCGAGCCCGTTCTTGCGTGAGCTGGAAGCCTTATTGTCTGAGGGTGTCCTGAAAGTCATTGTCGCGTCGCCGACGTTATCGCAGGGTCTCAATCTCAACGCCGCCGTGCTCTTGGTGCCCGCGTTGTATCGAGCGGCCGAGAAGATCAAAGGCGAGGAGTTCGCGAACGTCGCCGGCCGCGCCGGGCGCGCCTTCGTGGATGTCGAAGGCCTCATTGTCCACGTCATGTTTGACAACATCGACTGGCGAAAGAAGGAGTGGCGAAAGCTGGTCGCCTCCGCCAAGGCTCGCACGTTGAAAAGCGGCCTGATCCAGATCGTCGCCGAGATTCTTGATCGTCTGTCGCGCGAAGGTGTCCTGGATCGCGATGATGCCTGGGAATATCTCGCCAATGCCCGCGAAGCGTGGAGATCGCCAAAGGAAGAAGCCGCGGTTGCCGAGCGCCTGGCTGGTGCCGTCGAATATGGTGTCGATCGCGACGACGATGAAGAAGGCGGCGATGACGAGGAAGAAACCATTGACGAGGAGCCGCTTTCGCAAATCGTCGAGCGCCTCGATGCGACCGTGTTCGGCCTGATCGAAGCGCTCGATTCTGATCGCGCCGACCTGCCGAAGCTCTTGGACGAGGCACTCAAGGGATCGCTCTGGGCTCGCCAGATTGCCCGCGAAGACGAAGACGTCGCCCCGCTGCACAAGAAGGTGTTCGAGGCGCGCGCCGATCTCATCTGGAAGACCACGACGGCGCAGGCGCGACGGGGACATTTCGCGATGGGCGTCGGGCTTGAGGCTGGCCTCACCATCGACGCCATGGCTGACGAGTTGGCCGAACTCCTCGACCGGGCTGACGAGGCGGCGCTGAGCGGCGACATCGACGAACTTGTCGATGCGCTCGGCGGTCTCGGGGAACGCCTGCTATTCATGCGGCCTTTCATTCCCGACAAGGCGAATGCGCTGCCGGCGAATTGGAAGGCCATCCTGCGCAGTTGGGTGTCGGGCGAGGATGTCGCCAAAATCGGGCCGCAGAACATGCGGGCCGTTGAAGAGGCCTTCACCTATCGCTTGGTCTGGGCGCTGGAAGCTGTCCGTACCCGCCGCATGTCCCTCGGTTGGTCGCCGGAGACGGTGGCGGGCGGCGCTGCAGCGGCGGTCGAAACGGGCGTCCCGCAATTCATGATGTCGATGCTGATCCGCGCGGGTCTTCCGTCACGGCGTGCGGCCATGGCGGCAATCGAGGATGCCAAGCCTGCCTTCGTCACGCCCGCCGAGATGCGGGCCTGGCTCGAATCCGACGAGATCACGGCCTACACGGACGCTGGCGACTGGCCAACTCCAGATACGTCCGCACTTTGGGCGCGTTTCCGAACGGAAGCACTCAGTGGCGGCATCCAGAAATGGTCGGTCGAACACTACAGTCGTCTGCTTGATATCGCAGACGCCCCGCCCAGCGGTCTCTATCGGATTATCACCGACGAGGGGGATGGGCGGACCTGGCTGGCGACGCCCGACTACCAGTGGATTGCCGCCTTTAAGCAGGCGGCTGTTGATCCGAAGCCCAGTCTATTCTCGGGTCGTCTACCCGGCAACACAAGGGCGGTGGAGGTGCTTCGTGTCGGGAGAGGCAAGTCGGATTGGCCGAATGTAGGTGTCTGA
- a CDS encoding DUF1837 domain-containing protein, translating to MGQLYERWCKATKKKDKRKRYWTYVEKDGGRDEIRNDLAETIRSHYDRLERIAEDVERLGYKVAATILSEAMPQTAKGRSGDLGEILAAELVEEEIGLRVPVRRLRYKDGRNMAMRGDDFIGAGYDKAGEKLWLLKGEAKSNKVLGKATVTSARKVLNRDSGRCTPDSLLFVANRLLESADHDDNTLGRSLRDEVGLKSLRADRIDHMLFTVSGNGPHASLKKDLDATGTNRDHYVVNIHVEDHQDFIAAMYQEAEHLGDD from the coding sequence GTGGGGCAGTTATATGAAAGGTGGTGTAAGGCCACCAAGAAAAAGGACAAGCGCAAGCGTTACTGGACCTATGTCGAGAAAGATGGTGGCCGCGACGAGATTCGTAATGACCTGGCCGAGACCATCCGCTCGCATTACGACCGGCTCGAACGCATCGCCGAGGACGTCGAGCGGCTCGGATACAAGGTCGCCGCTACGATCCTCAGTGAGGCGATGCCGCAAACCGCCAAAGGCCGCTCCGGAGATCTCGGCGAAATTCTTGCGGCGGAGCTGGTTGAGGAAGAGATTGGCCTGCGCGTGCCTGTGCGTCGCCTCCGTTACAAGGACGGCCGCAACATGGCCATGCGCGGCGACGATTTCATCGGTGCCGGATACGATAAGGCCGGCGAGAAGCTCTGGCTCCTGAAGGGCGAAGCCAAGAGCAACAAGGTGCTCGGGAAGGCCACGGTCACGAGCGCGCGTAAGGTACTCAATCGCGATAGCGGCCGTTGCACGCCCGACTCCCTGCTGTTTGTCGCCAACCGCCTGTTGGAGAGCGCCGATCATGACGACAATACGCTGGGCCGCAGCCTCCGTGACGAGGTGGGCTTGAAGTCCCTCCGCGCCGATCGCATCGACCATATGCTCTTTACCGTGTCGGGCAACGGCCCGCACGCATCGCTGAAGAAAGATCTCGACGCCACTGGGACCAACCGGGACCACTACGTCGTGAACATCCACGTCGAAGACCACCAGGACTTCATTGCGGCCATGTACCAGGAGGCGGAACATCTTGGAGACGATTGA
- a CDS encoding ABC transporter ATP-binding protein codes for MTSASSNDIEFRSVTKNYGSVTAVTDIDLIVPKGAFMAMLGPSGCGKTTCLRMIGGFEQPSEGTILIDGREMNGIPAYNRPVNMVFQHYALFPHFNVEQNVAYGLRQMRPKIEKAEIWRRVAEALAMVRLDGFAKRRIHEMSGGQQQRVALARAIVNRPSVLLLDEPLAALDKKLRTAMQIELQTLQRELGITFVLVTHDQEEALSMADFVCVMSAGRIRQLGSPKEVYDHPADLFVADFVGKTNRIEAVAEGDGMTVRLANGNALAVGRDKRIEPGKVTVAVRPEAMRLQRSPMAVGPSLEGTVTHRIFLGSSAEYAVSVRGIGEFLVTADRHDAGAEELAAPGDRVFLGFEPTAAHIFNL; via the coding sequence ATGACATCTGCTTCATCGAACGACATCGAGTTCCGTTCGGTCACCAAGAACTATGGTTCTGTGACAGCCGTAACCGACATCGATCTTATTGTGCCGAAAGGCGCGTTCATGGCCATGCTCGGCCCGTCCGGCTGCGGCAAGACCACTTGTCTGAGGATGATTGGTGGCTTCGAGCAGCCGAGCGAAGGAACGATCCTGATCGACGGCCGGGAGATGAATGGCATTCCGGCCTATAACCGTCCGGTCAACATGGTCTTCCAGCACTATGCGTTGTTTCCGCACTTCAACGTCGAACAGAACGTCGCTTACGGGCTTCGACAGATGCGCCCCAAGATCGAGAAAGCGGAAATCTGGCGTCGCGTGGCGGAAGCGCTGGCGATGGTTCGGCTTGACGGCTTTGCCAAGCGCCGTATTCACGAGATGTCAGGCGGTCAGCAGCAGCGCGTTGCGCTTGCGAGGGCTATCGTAAACCGGCCATCCGTGCTGTTGCTCGACGAACCTCTCGCCGCTCTCGACAAGAAGCTGCGCACGGCCATGCAGATCGAATTGCAGACCTTGCAGCGCGAGCTCGGTATTACCTTCGTCCTCGTAACTCACGATCAGGAAGAAGCGCTTTCCATGGCGGACTTCGTCTGCGTGATGAGTGCCGGACGCATCCGACAGCTCGGTTCACCCAAGGAGGTGTATGACCATCCGGCCGACCTCTTCGTCGCGGATTTCGTGGGGAAGACAAACCGGATTGAAGCGGTCGCTGAGGGCGATGGGATGACGGTTCGGCTCGCAAACGGCAACGCGCTCGCCGTCGGTCGGGATAAGCGGATTGAACCAGGGAAGGTAACGGTCGCGGTTCGCCCGGAAGCGATGCGGCTCCAGCGCTCACCCATGGCCGTTGGTCCATCGCTCGAAGGGACGGTCACCCACCGCATATTCCTGGGATCGTCTGCCGAGTACGCGGTTTCTGTCCGGGGGATTGGCGAATTTCTTGTCACGGCGGACCGCCACGATGCCGGCGCAGAAGAGCTTGCCGCGCCGGGAGACCGCGTTTTCCTGGGGTTCGAGCCGACGGCCGCGCACATCTTTAATCTTTAG
- a CDS encoding ABC transporter permease, giving the protein MAVKPDTKRKLITALLIGPAGLWLFLFLVLPFIAILVFSVGERGPAGGYQPAFTLEQFANLGARSAAFVNTLVLAPVGAFTCLLVAYPVAYYLAVKVKPRHRLLLVSLIVVPFWTSLLVRTYAWMYILGARGIPHLFELIGIENLRLINTPGAVLLGIVYGYLPLMIMPIYVSLEKLDRRLLEASADLGAKPVGTFFRVTVPLSLPGVMTGVALVTILLLGEYLIPQLLGGGKVFFIGNALVDLFLQSRNWPFGSAIAVSLVAVVVIVLLIANRIAWRIAGTRQVDLV; this is encoded by the coding sequence ATGGCGGTCAAACCCGATACAAAAAGAAAGCTGATCACGGCCCTGCTCATAGGGCCCGCGGGACTTTGGCTGTTTCTGTTCCTGGTGCTGCCCTTTATTGCCATCCTCGTCTTTTCTGTTGGCGAGCGCGGTCCTGCGGGCGGCTATCAGCCTGCTTTCACACTTGAGCAGTTTGCAAATCTCGGTGCGAGATCGGCGGCCTTTGTCAACACGCTCGTACTGGCGCCCGTCGGCGCTTTCACCTGTCTTCTGGTCGCATATCCTGTCGCCTATTACCTTGCCGTGAAGGTGAAGCCCCGCCATCGCTTGCTGTTGGTGTCCCTCATCGTGGTGCCGTTCTGGACCAGTCTGCTGGTTCGCACCTATGCCTGGATGTACATTCTCGGTGCGCGCGGTATTCCGCATCTTTTCGAATTGATCGGCATCGAAAATCTGCGGCTGATCAATACGCCGGGCGCTGTGCTTCTGGGCATCGTCTATGGATATCTGCCGCTGATGATCATGCCGATCTATGTCAGTCTTGAAAAGCTTGACCGCCGGCTTCTGGAGGCCTCAGCCGACCTTGGCGCCAAGCCCGTCGGCACGTTCTTCCGCGTGACGGTGCCGCTCTCCCTGCCAGGCGTCATGACCGGGGTGGCCCTGGTGACCATTCTGCTCCTCGGCGAATATCTGATCCCGCAGCTTCTCGGAGGCGGAAAGGTCTTCTTCATCGGCAATGCACTCGTCGATCTCTTTCTGCAATCGCGCAATTGGCCATTCGGCTCTGCGATCGCTGTTTCCCTTGTCGCGGTTGTCGTCATCGTGCTGTTGATTGCAAATCGCATCGCTTGGCGGATTGCCGGCACTCGTCAAGTGGACCTCGTCTAA
- a CDS encoding ABC transporter permease — translation MRTLVVAVYLFLYTPIALVVIFSFNAGRNATQFSGFSVAWYGKTLENSLLMGALENSLIIAFTSALLAAAFGTMAALGLERLGPRMRALFDGLLAAAIVVPGVVIGIATLVSLVALFGILNPAIAAIWPGEHPPRLALGYGSIIAAHGLFTMALVTMVVKARIAGLGRDIVEASSDLYASPLTTFREIVLPQIMPSVLAGFLLAFTFSFDDFIIAFFVAGANTTLPIYIFASIRRGVTPEINAIATMVLVASLVLILTARFLMRDKSKNTKEETP, via the coding sequence ATGCGAACTCTGGTCGTTGCCGTCTATCTGTTTCTCTATACGCCGATCGCGCTCGTCGTGATCTTCTCCTTCAATGCCGGTCGCAATGCCACTCAGTTTTCGGGCTTTTCCGTCGCATGGTATGGCAAGACGCTGGAAAACAGCCTTCTCATGGGAGCGTTGGAAAACAGCCTCATCATCGCCTTTACGAGTGCGCTTCTGGCGGCGGCTTTCGGGACGATGGCAGCCCTTGGTCTTGAACGCCTGGGACCGAGGATGCGGGCTCTCTTCGATGGATTGCTCGCCGCTGCGATCGTGGTTCCCGGGGTCGTCATCGGTATTGCGACACTGGTTTCGCTCGTTGCCCTCTTCGGTATCCTCAATCCGGCAATCGCTGCAATCTGGCCCGGCGAACATCCGCCCAGGCTTGCGCTTGGCTACGGATCTATCATCGCCGCCCATGGGCTTTTCACCATGGCGCTTGTGACAATGGTCGTCAAAGCGCGTATTGCAGGCCTTGGACGGGATATCGTCGAGGCCTCCAGCGATCTCTACGCGTCGCCGCTCACGACCTTTCGCGAGATCGTGCTGCCACAGATCATGCCGTCGGTTCTGGCCGGCTTTTTGCTCGCCTTCACGTTTTCCTTCGACGATTTCATCATCGCCTTCTTCGTCGCGGGCGCGAACACCACCTTGCCGATCTACATCTTTGCCTCGATCCGGCGGGGCGTCACGCCGGAGATCAATGCGATTGCGACGATGGTGCTTGTTGCCTCGCTCGTCCTGATCCTGACCGCTCGTTTTCTGATGCGGGACAAAAGCAAAAACACAAAAGAGGAAACACCATGA
- a CDS encoding spermidine/putrescine ABC transporter substrate-binding protein: protein MSKDYKDNLPITPKGFMDEFMRLKRGSVSRRYFLGVTGLGLATAVMSRVPGALTTPAYAEDLGSQMSIATWPNYHDPATFENFKAATGVTVDVNVFGSNEEMLAKLQAGASGWSLFVPTNYTISTYQKLGLIDELDMSRLPNFSSSAENPRFTKEGQIDGKTYAVPKNWGTTGFSVNTDKIKTKLSSWKDFFEIIQTEADGRGMVHDYQLTTIGSALVSLGLDFNSIAADDLAKAEELLIKVKPHLFAINSDYQPSMRSTDAWITMCWTNDGAQLNRDMPEIAYVLGTDGGEIWTDYYAIPKDAPNKAAGYALLNYLMDPANAVKEHIANGAPTTDSRVIALLPAEITSNKIVYPDEAALTPLEFGAAVTLTDPGRAELMARFKSA from the coding sequence ATGAGCAAGGATTACAAGGACAATCTGCCCATTACTCCGAAAGGCTTCATGGACGAGTTTATGCGCTTGAAGCGCGGATCCGTCAGCCGCCGGTATTTTCTTGGCGTTACCGGCCTAGGTCTTGCGACGGCCGTCATGTCCCGCGTCCCGGGCGCCCTGACAACGCCGGCATATGCCGAAGATCTTGGAAGCCAGATGTCGATCGCGACATGGCCGAACTACCATGATCCGGCAACCTTCGAGAATTTCAAGGCTGCGACCGGCGTCACGGTCGATGTCAATGTTTTCGGTTCAAACGAGGAGATGCTCGCCAAGCTGCAGGCTGGCGCTTCAGGCTGGTCGTTGTTCGTGCCGACCAACTACACGATCTCGACCTACCAGAAACTCGGCCTGATCGATGAACTTGATATGTCCAGGTTGCCGAACTTCAGCAGTTCGGCCGAAAATCCGCGTTTCACCAAAGAGGGCCAGATTGACGGCAAGACCTACGCCGTGCCGAAGAATTGGGGAACAACCGGCTTTTCGGTCAATACCGACAAGATCAAAACGAAGCTTTCGAGCTGGAAGGATTTCTTCGAGATCATCCAAACGGAAGCAGATGGTCGTGGCATGGTGCATGACTACCAGCTGACGACGATAGGCAGTGCTCTCGTATCCCTTGGCCTCGATTTCAACTCTATCGCGGCGGACGATCTCGCCAAGGCAGAAGAGCTGCTGATCAAGGTCAAGCCGCACCTCTTTGCGATCAATTCCGACTATCAGCCGTCCATGCGTTCTACGGATGCATGGATCACGATGTGCTGGACCAACGACGGTGCCCAGCTCAATCGGGACATGCCGGAAATTGCCTATGTCCTCGGCACAGATGGCGGAGAGATCTGGACGGACTATTACGCCATCCCCAAGGATGCACCCAACAAGGCGGCGGGCTATGCGCTGCTGAACTACCTGATGGACCCGGCCAATGCGGTCAAGGAACACATCGCCAATGGTGCACCAACGACCGACAGTCGGGTGATTGCGCTTCTGCCGGCAGAGATTACCTCGAACAAAATCGTCTATCCGGATGAGGCTGCTCTCACTCCGCTCGAATTCGGGGCTGCCGTAACACTCACCGATCCAGGCCGTGCCGAGTTGATGGCGCGTTTCAAGTCAGCCTGA
- a CDS encoding helix-turn-helix domain-containing protein: MAIDYEALFRAFQSIVGRETMTDDEIGSTFKDLMSALVHFDHVVVFAYRGKERPIDLFRTFDPDENVVFVTLYQAGPYLLDPFYHTAVERLEGVFRMRELAPDRFFSSEYYRTYYIQTGLAEEIGFFVPLPEEITVVLSLMRKQDSGPFLAKEFALLKGAEKTVAKFVRRYWGSLAPRFEVQRQSGANLGKRGSKGEIEEQAGDAVWRELNLTNRETAIVDLVLRGHSSESIGLKLNISTGTVKVHRRNVYRKLNISSQTQLLSIYLKMLNRH, from the coding sequence GTGGCTATCGATTACGAAGCACTCTTTCGCGCATTTCAATCGATCGTCGGGAGAGAGACGATGACCGATGACGAGATCGGATCCACATTCAAGGATCTGATGTCGGCGCTCGTTCACTTCGATCACGTCGTGGTCTTCGCCTACAGGGGCAAGGAACGTCCGATCGACCTCTTCCGCACATTCGACCCGGATGAGAATGTCGTCTTCGTGACCCTGTACCAGGCGGGCCCTTACCTTCTGGATCCCTTCTATCATACGGCAGTCGAGCGACTGGAAGGAGTTTTCCGGATGCGCGAGCTGGCACCCGACCGATTTTTCTCGAGTGAATATTACCGGACTTATTACATTCAGACCGGACTTGCCGAAGAAATCGGGTTTTTTGTCCCGCTCCCTGAGGAGATTACCGTGGTCCTCTCGTTGATGCGCAAGCAAGACAGCGGCCCATTTCTAGCGAAGGAATTCGCACTGTTGAAGGGCGCAGAGAAGACGGTTGCGAAATTCGTACGCCGCTACTGGGGCAGTCTCGCTCCAAGGTTCGAAGTGCAACGCCAGTCTGGCGCCAACTTGGGCAAGAGAGGCAGCAAGGGAGAGATCGAAGAACAGGCCGGCGACGCGGTTTGGCGGGAACTCAACCTGACAAATCGCGAGACGGCAATCGTTGACCTTGTCCTGCGTGGTCATTCGTCAGAGTCCATCGGACTCAAACTGAACATTTCCACCGGCACGGTGAAGGTTCACCGGCGCAACGTCTATCGCAAGCTCAACATATCGTCGCAGACACAGTTGCTGTCCATATACCTGAAGATGCTCAACCGGCACTAG
- a CDS encoding tyrosine-type recombinase/integrase has product MRTQHLTDKSITSLAFAASSKARYEINDATVSSLYIRVGTKTKTFFMMARFGKESNPSRRTIGNYPSIKVADARRIAGEWMELLAAGTDPGVEEAKRRELEIQRRRSTFASAMEDYIAYLPTRERSRATVQEVAFIRSNILNPERNRWMHEPIWSVTDKNVSELVEAIRARGASAQAYRCLKLLRTFFSWTMLPSRREALSLDRNPIHELTPRLMKLRKKSRSRHFEFLEIKAFLRTAASFPYPYGPFTRSLIETGQRDGEVATMRWSNVDLDRQLWTIPAGTAKPEDDHHVPLSEAMVRLLRTVKSAQEGWGDYVFSASHGQRPIRNISRHKTSFHRKFVETFRELAPERVLRNWRWHDVRRTVRTQLEPIVSRTEVAEAAIGHGKMGIERVYNLYKYRREIRAAFNVWSDTLRKMEEGSLSFEAWEH; this is encoded by the coding sequence ATGCGTACCCAACATCTCACTGACAAAAGCATTACAAGTCTTGCCTTCGCGGCCAGTTCCAAAGCCCGATACGAAATCAACGACGCCACCGTATCGAGCCTCTATATCCGGGTCGGGACCAAAACGAAGACCTTCTTTATGATGGCCCGGTTCGGCAAGGAGAGTAACCCCTCCCGACGTACAATAGGAAACTACCCGAGCATCAAAGTTGCGGACGCGCGCCGCATAGCGGGTGAATGGATGGAGCTTCTCGCAGCAGGTACAGATCCCGGAGTCGAGGAGGCAAAGCGTAGAGAACTGGAGATACAACGACGGAGAAGTACATTTGCCTCAGCCATGGAAGACTACATTGCATACCTCCCGACACGGGAAAGAAGCAGAGCTACCGTCCAGGAGGTGGCATTTATCCGCAGCAATATCCTGAACCCCGAGCGTAATCGGTGGATGCACGAGCCAATCTGGTCCGTCACCGACAAGAATGTCAGCGAACTTGTCGAAGCGATACGGGCTCGCGGGGCGAGTGCACAGGCATATCGATGCCTCAAGCTCCTTAGGACGTTCTTCTCTTGGACGATGCTGCCGAGCCGACGCGAAGCCCTGTCATTGGATCGTAATCCGATCCACGAATTAACCCCCCGCCTGATGAAACTCCGAAAGAAGTCCCGCTCGCGCCACTTCGAATTTCTCGAGATCAAGGCTTTCCTCAGAACAGCAGCGTCGTTCCCCTATCCTTATGGTCCCTTTACAAGGTCGCTGATCGAGACCGGACAACGCGATGGAGAGGTAGCCACGATGCGATGGTCCAACGTTGATCTCGACAGACAGCTATGGACCATACCGGCCGGAACCGCGAAGCCTGAAGACGACCATCATGTTCCGCTATCTGAAGCGATGGTCCGCCTGCTACGTACAGTCAAGTCCGCACAGGAGGGATGGGGCGACTACGTGTTCAGCGCATCACATGGTCAGAGACCGATCCGCAACATCAGCAGACACAAGACGTCATTCCATCGCAAATTCGTCGAGACCTTCCGAGAGCTTGCACCCGAGCGAGTGCTCCGGAACTGGAGGTGGCACGACGTAAGACGCACCGTACGCACACAGCTTGAGCCGATAGTTTCGCGCACAGAAGTGGCCGAGGCCGCAATAGGTCACGGCAAGATGGGTATCGAGCGCGTGTACAACCTCTACAAGTACCGTCGCGAAATTAGGGCAGCCTTCAACGTATGGTCGGACACCCTCCGAAAGATGGAAGAAGGAAGTCTTTCCTTCGAAGCTTGGGAGCATTGA
- a CDS encoding helix-turn-helix transcriptional regulator, producing the protein MRAGRALLGLSQEELASAAGVSRQVIVRIEKCEPNILVESIDKVRAALETGGVAFIDGTSEHGPGVAMVRHSPSKAK; encoded by the coding sequence ATGAGAGCGGGGCGAGCACTGCTCGGTCTAAGCCAGGAAGAACTCGCCAGCGCTGCCGGGGTCAGCCGACAAGTAATCGTTAGGATCGAGAAGTGCGAGCCTAACATCCTCGTGGAATCAATCGACAAGGTTAGAGCCGCTCTTGAAACAGGCGGCGTAGCCTTCATTGACGGCACATCGGAGCACGGGCCAGGAGTGGCTATGGTTCGCCACTCACCTTCTAAAGCGAAGTGA